A part of Gossypium hirsutum isolate 1008001.06 chromosome A07, Gossypium_hirsutum_v2.1, whole genome shotgun sequence genomic DNA contains:
- the LOC107955326 gene encoding peroxisomal membrane protein 11C encodes MSTLDATRAELALIVLYLNKAEARDKICRAIQYGSKFLSNGQPGTAQNVDKSTSLARKVFRLFKFVNDLHGLISPVPRGTPLPLALLGKSKNALLSTFLFLDQIVWLGRTGIYKNKGRTELIGRISLFCWMGSSICTTLVELGELRRLSKSMKKLEKNLKDSDKYKSEEYCAKLQKSNERTLALVKAGLDIVVAVGLLQLAPKKVTPRVTGALGFATSLISCYQLLPSPSKSKVN; translated from the exons ATGAGTACGCTGGATGCAACTAGAGCAGAACTTGCTCTTATAGTTTTGTATTTGAATAAGGCTGAAGCAAGGGATAAGATATGCAGGGCTATACAATATGGTTCGAAATTCTTAAGTAATGGGCAACCTGGCACAGCCCAAAATGTTGACAAGTCAACCAGCTTGGCTCGGAAAGTTTTCCGTCTTTTTAAG TTTGTCAATGACTTGCATGGTCTTATTAGCCCAGTTCCTCGAGGAACTCCCCTTCCACTAGCTCTGCTGGGAAAG TCCAAAAATGCGCTGTTGTCAACTTTCTTGTTTCTCGATCAAATTGTCTGGCTTGGCAGAACAGGTATCTATAAG AACAAAGGAAGAACTGAGCTGATTGGACGAATATCTCTTTTCTGTTGGATGGGTTCTTCAATCTGTACCACCTTGGTTGAG CTTGGGGAGCTCAGAAGGCTATCTAAATCAATGAAAAAGTTGGAAAAGAATCTTAAGGACAGTGATAAGTACAAG AGTGAGGAATACTGTGCCAAGCTCCAAAAATCAAATGAGAGGACTCTAGCTCTTGTTAAAGCAGGACTGGATATAGTGGTAGCAGTTGGCCTTCTTCAATTGGCACCTAAGAAAGTCACCCCTCGTGTAACAGGGGCTCTTGGATTTGCTACGTCTCTCATCTCCTGTTATCAG TTGCTTCCGTCACCATCCAAGTCCAAGGTAAACTGA
- the LOC107955322 gene encoding uncharacterized protein isoform X3: MLPTTFGNPVWFTDDELLELRGTTLYRATELRKKDLMSVYEDKVKELVKKLLVLDGDSESEVWFEDFLWANSIFWSRALNLPLPHSYVFPQIQEDVGTTCPVDKISEGSTSHSCSEEPINEINGKRFEAHGNDSKVNGVTSTSKQEETVWVEGLLPGIDFCNHDLKAVATWEVDGTGSITQIPLSMFLISALQSPLPVDKEVSISYGNKGNEELLYLYGFVVDNNPDDYLMIHYPGEAIQNISFSDFKGQLLVAQKAAMRCLLPKNLLDHGFFATGSSNCKANNTSEANDRICNFSWSGHRKTPSYLSKLVFPEDFMTALRTIAMKVEEVSKVSAMLEELVGTEGERQPSETEIRTAVWEACGDSGALQLLVDLLQKKMMDLEESSGTEDSDSELLENACVIGNAEQQTSKEANNLVQQKLMSRNRWCSIVYRRGQKGLTRLFLKEAEHALQLSLSEGN, translated from the exons ATGCTTCCAACTACTTTTGGTAATCCGGTTTGGTTTACTGATGATGAGCTTTTGGAGTTGCGGGGAACAACCTTGTATAGAGCAACTGAATTGCGG AAAAAGGATTTGATGTCTGTGTACGAAGATAAAGTGAAGGAATTGGTGAAGAAACTTCTGGTTCTTGATGGAGATTCAGAAAG TGAGGTGTGGTTTGAAGATTTCCTTTG GGCAAATTCTATATTTTGGTCTCGTGCTTTGAACCTTCCTCTTCCGCATTCTTATGTATTCCCCCAAATTCAAGAAGATGTGGGCACAACCTGTCCAGTTGACAAAATTTCCGAGGGTTCCACCAGTCATAGTTGTAGTGAAGAGCCGATTAATGAAATCAATGGAAAAA GATTTGAGGCTCATGGGAATGATAGCAAAGTCAATGGAGTAACTTCGACATCAAAACAAGAAGAAACTGTCTGGGTGGAGGGTCTTCTCCCTGGCATTGACTTTTGCAACCATG ACTTGAAGGCAGTTGCAACATGGGAAGTTGATGGAACAGGGTCAATAACTCAAATTCCTTTATCCATGTTCCTTATTTCTG CTTTACAGTCTCCATTGCCAGTTGACAAAGAAGTTTCCATCAGTTATGGTAACAAAGGAAATGAG GAACTTCTCTACCTGTATGGTTTTGTTGTTGATAATAATCCAGATGACTATCTCATG ATTCATTATCCCGGAGAGGCAATCCAGAACATTTCCTTTTCTGACTTCAAAGGACAACTACTTGTAGCCCAG AAAGCTGCAATGCGGTGCCTTCTACCTAAAAACTTGCTAGATCATGGGTTTTTCGCAACAGGATCCTCTAATTGTAAAGCAAACAATACCTCTGAAGCCAATGATAGAATTTGCAATTTTAGTTGGAGTGGTCACCGCAAAACACCTTCTTACTTGAGTAAGCTAGTTTTTCCTGAAGATTTTATGACTGCCTTGAGGACCATAGCCATGAAAGTTGAGGAGGTTTCTAAGGTTTCCGCAATGCTAGAAGAG CTTGTTGGGACTGAAGGAGAAAGACAGCCTTCCGAGACAGAAATAAGAACAGCTGTATGGGAGGCCTGTGGGGATTCTGGAGCTCTGCAATTGCTTGTTGACCTTCTTCAGAAAAA GATGATGGACCTTGAAGAGAGTTCTGGAACAGAGGACTCTGATTCTGAGCTACTTGAGAATGCCTGCGTTATTGGAAATGCAGAACAGCAGACAAG CAAGGAGGCGAACAACTTGGTCCAGCAGAAGTTGATGAGTAGAAATAGGTGGTGTAGCATAGTGTATCGAAGAGGGCAGAAGGGACTGACTCGTTTATTCCTTAAGGAAGCAGAACATGCCCTGCAATTATCTCTAAGTGAAGGAAATTGA
- the LOC107955324 gene encoding F-box protein At4g00755 isoform X2 has product MKKMKNGDDFLNFLPCDLSIKILTALEGPSDLVRITAVSRNWRHFVIRHGLCKHLSLQMFPQLSRVDRVNELGGSTKGHAGAGSSNFMEWEALEREHRAYAFLARCCLSTTAGDCISEAIIASSTDNYPEESICNTLEPRDRVARTASYWSSKGQKNPAVPETLTYRLIADLCVVTEIKIRPFQAFFQFGYPIYSAKSVRFRMGHIKDADESCQDSGTDKFAWTYTSQEFEMAQENRLQTFKLPEPILCIGGILQIELLSRVQRQEIDGLFYICMWGIIAVCHMFKLWDAHYLLLLVFRYLNPQKNSC; this is encoded by the exons atgaaaaagatgaaaaatggtgatgatttcttgaaTTTCCTCCCTTGCGACTTGTCAATAAAGATACTTACTGCTTTAGAGGGTCCATCTGATCTTGTTCGCATCACTGCTGTCTCACGCAACTGGCGACATTTTG TGATTAGACATGGTCTATGTAAGCATCTGTCCCTCCAAATGTTTCCCCAATTATCTAGAGTTGATCGTGTCAATGAGCTAGGTGGCAGTACAAAAGGTCATGCTGGAGCTGGATCTAGTAATTTTATGGAGTGGGAAGCTTTGGAGAGGGAGCATAGAGCTTATGCCTTTTTAGCTCGATGTTGTTTGTCAACTACTGCTGGGGATTGCATCTCAGAAGCAATAATTGCTTCTAGCACTGATAATTATCCAGAGGAAAGCATATGTAATACTTTGGAACCAAGAGATAGGGTGGCTCGGACAGCTTCATACTGGTCTAGTAAAGGACAAAAGAATCCTGCCGTGCCTGAAACATTGACATATAGATTGATTGCTGATTTGTGTGTTGTTACAGAGATCAAGATAAGACCTTTCCAGG CTTTCTTCCAGTTTGGTTACCCTATATATTCAGCGAAGTCTGTGAGATTTCGCATGGGTCATATCAAGGATGCGGATGAGTCATGCCAGGATTCTGGTACTGACAAGTTTGCATGGACTTACAcctcacaagagtttgaaatggCTCAG GAAAACCGCTTACAGACTTTCAAGCTTCCAGAGCCTATTCTTTGCATTGGTGGAATATTACAGATTGAGCTGTTGAGTAGGGTCCAGAGACAGGAAATAGATGGCTTGTTCTATATCTG TATGTGGGGCATCATTGCAGTGTGTCACATGTTCAAGTTGTGGGACGCCCATTATCTCCTGCTTTTGGTATTCAGATACTTGAACCCCCAGAAAAATTCGTGCTAG
- the LOC121232296 gene encoding probable methyltransferase PMT15, whose product MAATRFLSHITIFNSTNSNLYSITILAILCTIFYLIGIWPHSLGPIPIPNSSSSVSGFLFSAPCYSLHTTQLDFMPHHLPHDPTPATTRVPHFPPCNISFSEYTPCEDARRSLKFDRDMLIYRQRHCPERNELLKCRIPAPYGYKVPFRWPESREFAWFANVPHKELTVEKKAQNWVKVEGEKFIFPGGGTMFPRGADAYIDDIDKLINLKDGSIRTAIDTGCGVASWGAYLLSRNIIAMSFAPRDTHEAQVQFALERGVPALIGVLASIRLPYPSRAFDMAHCSRCLIPWDNYDGIYLIEVDRILRPGGYWILSGPPINWENHWKGWNRTADDLKAEQSRIETLAKSLCWKKIVQKGDIAIWQKPTNHIHCKATRKVFKQPRFCQTQNPDMAWYTKLEKCLTPLPQVSEIKEIAGGQLPKWPQRLNAIPPRIRSGSLTGVTGNNFVENTELWKERVAYYKKIDYKLAQTGRYRNLLDMNAYLGGFAAALVDDPVWVMNAVPVEADQLNTLGVIYERGLIGTYQNWCEAMSTYPRTYDFIHADTIFSLYKDSCDTEDILLEMDRVLRPEGGVIIRDDVDVLLKIKKIIDVMQWEGRIADHEKGPHEREKILFAVKQYWTAPPLAPKHDQ is encoded by the exons ATGGCCGCAACTAGATTCCTCTCTCACATTACGATTTTTAATTCCACAAACTCCAACCTTTATTCCATCACCATCCTCGCCATTCTTTGCACCATTTTCTACCTCATTGGAATATGGCCACACTCTTTAGGCCCTATCCCCATCCCCAACTCCTCCTCATCCGTCTCCGGCTTCCTCTTCTCCGCCCCTTGCTATTCCCTCCACACCACCCAACTCGACTTCATGCCCCACCACCTCCCCCACGATCCAACTCCCGCCACCACGCGTGTACCTCACTTCCCTCCTTGTAACATCTCCTTCTCCGAGTACACCCCATGCGAGGACGCTCGGAGGTCACTGAAATTCGACAGGGACATGCTCATATACAGACAGCGCCACTGTCCCGAAAGGAACGAGTTGTTAAAGTGTCGGATACCAGCTCCGTACGGTTACAAGGTTCCTTTTAGGTGGCCTGAGAGTAGAGAGTTTGCATGGTTTGCTAACGTTCCGCATAAAGAGCTGACTGTCGAAAAAAAGGCTCAGAATTGGGTTAAGGTAGAAGGGGAGAAATTTATATTTCCCGGTGGCGGCACCATGTTCCCACGCGGAGCTGATGCTTATATTGACGATATCGATAAATTGATAAATCTCAAAGATGGTTCCATAAGAACAGCCATTGATACCGGCTGCGGG GTAGCGAGTTGGGGGGCATACTTATTATCAAGGAACATTATAGCAATGTCATTTGCACCAAGAGACACCCATGAAGCTCAAGTGCAATTCGCTCTGGAACGTGGCGTCCCTGCCTTGATCGGAGTCCTTGCTTCCATTAGGCTTCCTTATCCTTCAAGAGCTTTCGACATGGCCCATTGCTCTCGTTGCCTCATCCCTTGGGACAACTATG ATGGGATATATTTAATTGAAGTAGATAGGATCCTACGCCCTGGTGGGTATTGGATTCTATCAGGGCCACCAATCAACTGGGAAAATCATTGGAAAGGTTGGAATAGAACGGCTGATGATTTGAAAGCAGAACAGTCTCGAATCGAGACTCTGGCTAAATCCCTCTGCTggaaaaaaattgtacaaaaggGTGATATTGCCATTTGGCAAAAACCCACCAATCATATCCATTGCAAAGCAACCAGGAAGGTTTTCAAGCAGCCAAGGTTTTGCCAAACTCAGAACCCTGACATGGCCtg GTACACAAAATTGGAGAAATGTTTAACCCCATTGCCTCAAGTATCCGAAATAAAGGAAATTGCAGGTGGGCAATTACCAAAATGGCCACAGAGGCTGAATGCAATCCCTCCAAGGATCAGAAGTGGAAGTTTAACAGGAGTTACAGGAAACAACTTTGTAGAGAACACAGAGCTATGGAAGGAGAGAGTAGCatattataagaaaatagactatAAGCTAGCACAGACAGGGCGATACCGCAACTTGTTGGATATGAATGCATATTTGGGAGGCTTTGCAGCAGCTCTTGTCGATGACCCCGTCTGGGTCATGAACGCTGTACCCGTTGAGGCTGACCAGCTCAACACTCTTGGAGTTATCTATGAACGTGGATTAATTGGAACTTACCAAAATTG GTGTGAGGCAATGTCTACTTATCCTAGAACCTACGATTTTATTCATGCAGACACCATTTTCAGTCTCTACAAAGACAG TTGTGACACGGAGGATATTCTTCTAGAAATGGATAGGGTTTTACGACCAGAAGGCGGTGTAATCATTAGAGACGATGTGGACGTGTTGttgaaaatcaagaaaatcataGACGTTATGCAATGGGAGGGAAGAATTGCAGACCATGAAAAGGGACCCCATGAAAGAGAGAAGATTCTTTTTGCAGTTAAGCAATATTGGACTGCACCACCATTGGCACCCAAACATGACCAATAA
- the LOC107955324 gene encoding F-box protein At4g00755 isoform X1, whose translation MKKMKNGDDFLNFLPCDLSIKILTALEGPSDLVRITAVSRNWRHFVIRHGLCKHLSLQMFPQLSRVDRVNELGGSTKGHAGAGSSNFMEWEALEREHRAYAFLARCCLSTTAGDCISEAIIASSTDNYPEESICNTLEPRDRVARTASYWSSKGQKNPAVPETLTYRLIADLCVVTEIKIRPFQAFFQFGYPIYSAKSVRFRMGHIKDADESCQDSGTDKFAWTYTSQEFEMAQENRLQTFKLPEPILCIGGILQIELLSRVQRQEIDGLFYICVSHVQVVGRPLSPAFGIQILEPPEKFVLEVQSYSLPTLPEQMSSITSLQMRVRDLEQILNLLQGNEGEVEYGYEWEVEDEDEEEFDI comes from the exons atgaaaaagatgaaaaatggtgatgatttcttgaaTTTCCTCCCTTGCGACTTGTCAATAAAGATACTTACTGCTTTAGAGGGTCCATCTGATCTTGTTCGCATCACTGCTGTCTCACGCAACTGGCGACATTTTG TGATTAGACATGGTCTATGTAAGCATCTGTCCCTCCAAATGTTTCCCCAATTATCTAGAGTTGATCGTGTCAATGAGCTAGGTGGCAGTACAAAAGGTCATGCTGGAGCTGGATCTAGTAATTTTATGGAGTGGGAAGCTTTGGAGAGGGAGCATAGAGCTTATGCCTTTTTAGCTCGATGTTGTTTGTCAACTACTGCTGGGGATTGCATCTCAGAAGCAATAATTGCTTCTAGCACTGATAATTATCCAGAGGAAAGCATATGTAATACTTTGGAACCAAGAGATAGGGTGGCTCGGACAGCTTCATACTGGTCTAGTAAAGGACAAAAGAATCCTGCCGTGCCTGAAACATTGACATATAGATTGATTGCTGATTTGTGTGTTGTTACAGAGATCAAGATAAGACCTTTCCAGG CTTTCTTCCAGTTTGGTTACCCTATATATTCAGCGAAGTCTGTGAGATTTCGCATGGGTCATATCAAGGATGCGGATGAGTCATGCCAGGATTCTGGTACTGACAAGTTTGCATGGACTTACAcctcacaagagtttgaaatggCTCAG GAAAACCGCTTACAGACTTTCAAGCTTCCAGAGCCTATTCTTTGCATTGGTGGAATATTACAGATTGAGCTGTTGAGTAGGGTCCAGAGACAGGAAATAGATGGCTTGTTCTATATCTG TGTGTCACATGTTCAAGTTGTGGGACGCCCATTATCTCCTGCTTTTGGTATTCAGATACTTGAACCCCCAGAAAAATTCGTGCTAGAGGTACAGAGTTATTCACTGCCAACTTTACCTGAGCAGATGAGCTCTATAACCAGTTTGCAGATGCGTGTGAGAGACTTGGAGCAAATTCTGAATTTACTGCAGGGAAATGAAGGTGAGGTGGAATATGGATATGAATGGGAAGTGGAAGACGAGGACGAGGAAGAATTTGACATCTGA
- the LOC107955322 gene encoding uncharacterized protein isoform X2 yields the protein MRVLQDPLIGAECRAMFEEGEVDDRFLMILFLIVERLRKNSSWKPYLDMLPTTFGNPVWFTDDELLELRGTTLYRATELRKKDLMSVYEDKVKELVKKLLVLDGDSESEVWFEDFLWANSIFWSRALNLPLPHSYVFPQIQEDVGTTCPVDKISEGSTSHSCSEEPINEINGKRFEAHGNDSKVNGVTSTSKQEETVWVEGLLPGIDFCNHDLKAVATWEVDGTGSITQIPLSMFLISALQSPLPVDKEVSISYGNKGNEELLYLYGFVVDNNPDDYLMIHYPGEAIQNISFSDFKGQLLVAQKAAMRCLLPKNLLDHGFFATGSSNCKANNTSEANDRICNFSWSGHRKTPSYLSKLVFPEDFMTALRTIAMKVEEVSKVSAMLEELVGTEGERQPSETEIRTAVWEACGDSGALQLLVDLLQKKMMDLEESSGTEDSDSELLENACVIGNAEQQTSKEANNLVQQKLMSRNRWCSIVYRRGQKGLTRLFLKEAEHALQLSLSEGN from the exons ATGAGGGTACTGCAAGATCCTTTAATTGGAGCAGAGTGTAGAGCAATGTTTGAAGAAGGAGAAGTTGATGATAGGTTCTTAATGATTTTATTTCTTATTGTGGAACGTCTCCGAAAGAATTCTTCATGGAAACC GTACCTTGATATGCTTCCAACTACTTTTGGTAATCCGGTTTGGTTTACTGATGATGAGCTTTTGGAGTTGCGGGGAACAACCTTGTATAGAGCAACTGAATTGCGG AAAAAGGATTTGATGTCTGTGTACGAAGATAAAGTGAAGGAATTGGTGAAGAAACTTCTGGTTCTTGATGGAGATTCAGAAAG TGAGGTGTGGTTTGAAGATTTCCTTTG GGCAAATTCTATATTTTGGTCTCGTGCTTTGAACCTTCCTCTTCCGCATTCTTATGTATTCCCCCAAATTCAAGAAGATGTGGGCACAACCTGTCCAGTTGACAAAATTTCCGAGGGTTCCACCAGTCATAGTTGTAGTGAAGAGCCGATTAATGAAATCAATGGAAAAA GATTTGAGGCTCATGGGAATGATAGCAAAGTCAATGGAGTAACTTCGACATCAAAACAAGAAGAAACTGTCTGGGTGGAGGGTCTTCTCCCTGGCATTGACTTTTGCAACCATG ACTTGAAGGCAGTTGCAACATGGGAAGTTGATGGAACAGGGTCAATAACTCAAATTCCTTTATCCATGTTCCTTATTTCTG CTTTACAGTCTCCATTGCCAGTTGACAAAGAAGTTTCCATCAGTTATGGTAACAAAGGAAATGAG GAACTTCTCTACCTGTATGGTTTTGTTGTTGATAATAATCCAGATGACTATCTCATG ATTCATTATCCCGGAGAGGCAATCCAGAACATTTCCTTTTCTGACTTCAAAGGACAACTACTTGTAGCCCAG AAAGCTGCAATGCGGTGCCTTCTACCTAAAAACTTGCTAGATCATGGGTTTTTCGCAACAGGATCCTCTAATTGTAAAGCAAACAATACCTCTGAAGCCAATGATAGAATTTGCAATTTTAGTTGGAGTGGTCACCGCAAAACACCTTCTTACTTGAGTAAGCTAGTTTTTCCTGAAGATTTTATGACTGCCTTGAGGACCATAGCCATGAAAGTTGAGGAGGTTTCTAAGGTTTCCGCAATGCTAGAAGAG CTTGTTGGGACTGAAGGAGAAAGACAGCCTTCCGAGACAGAAATAAGAACAGCTGTATGGGAGGCCTGTGGGGATTCTGGAGCTCTGCAATTGCTTGTTGACCTTCTTCAGAAAAA GATGATGGACCTTGAAGAGAGTTCTGGAACAGAGGACTCTGATTCTGAGCTACTTGAGAATGCCTGCGTTATTGGAAATGCAGAACAGCAGACAAG CAAGGAGGCGAACAACTTGGTCCAGCAGAAGTTGATGAGTAGAAATAGGTGGTGTAGCATAGTGTATCGAAGAGGGCAGAAGGGACTGACTCGTTTATTCCTTAAGGAAGCAGAACATGCCCTGCAATTATCTCTAAGTGAAGGAAATTGA
- the LOC107955322 gene encoding protein-lysine N-methyltransferase EFM1 isoform X1 has product MACTEEAKLEHFLQWLQVNGAQFRGCKIKYCDSTKGFGIYSTNGSPEDGVLLVVPLDLAITPMRVLQDPLIGAECRAMFEEGEVDDRFLMILFLIVERLRKNSSWKPYLDMLPTTFGNPVWFTDDELLELRGTTLYRATELRKKDLMSVYEDKVKELVKKLLVLDGDSESEVWFEDFLWANSIFWSRALNLPLPHSYVFPQIQEDVGTTCPVDKISEGSTSHSCSEEPINEINGKRFEAHGNDSKVNGVTSTSKQEETVWVEGLLPGIDFCNHDLKAVATWEVDGTGSITQIPLSMFLISALQSPLPVDKEVSISYGNKGNEELLYLYGFVVDNNPDDYLMIHYPGEAIQNISFSDFKGQLLVAQKAAMRCLLPKNLLDHGFFATGSSNCKANNTSEANDRICNFSWSGHRKTPSYLSKLVFPEDFMTALRTIAMKVEEVSKVSAMLEELVGTEGERQPSETEIRTAVWEACGDSGALQLLVDLLQKKMMDLEESSGTEDSDSELLENACVIGNAEQQTSKEANNLVQQKLMSRNRWCSIVYRRGQKGLTRLFLKEAEHALQLSLSEGN; this is encoded by the exons GTAAACGGAGCTCAATTCCGCGGCTGCAAAATCAAATATTGCGACTCCACCAAAGGCTTTGGTATTTATTCCACCAATGGTTCCCCCGAAGATG GGGTTCTTCTTGTTGTTCCACTGGATTTAGCAATAACTCCAATGAGGGTACTGCAAGATCCTTTAATTGGAGCAGAGTGTAGAGCAATGTTTGAAGAAGGAGAAGTTGATGATAGGTTCTTAATGATTTTATTTCTTATTGTGGAACGTCTCCGAAAGAATTCTTCATGGAAACC GTACCTTGATATGCTTCCAACTACTTTTGGTAATCCGGTTTGGTTTACTGATGATGAGCTTTTGGAGTTGCGGGGAACAACCTTGTATAGAGCAACTGAATTGCGG AAAAAGGATTTGATGTCTGTGTACGAAGATAAAGTGAAGGAATTGGTGAAGAAACTTCTGGTTCTTGATGGAGATTCAGAAAG TGAGGTGTGGTTTGAAGATTTCCTTTG GGCAAATTCTATATTTTGGTCTCGTGCTTTGAACCTTCCTCTTCCGCATTCTTATGTATTCCCCCAAATTCAAGAAGATGTGGGCACAACCTGTCCAGTTGACAAAATTTCCGAGGGTTCCACCAGTCATAGTTGTAGTGAAGAGCCGATTAATGAAATCAATGGAAAAA GATTTGAGGCTCATGGGAATGATAGCAAAGTCAATGGAGTAACTTCGACATCAAAACAAGAAGAAACTGTCTGGGTGGAGGGTCTTCTCCCTGGCATTGACTTTTGCAACCATG ACTTGAAGGCAGTTGCAACATGGGAAGTTGATGGAACAGGGTCAATAACTCAAATTCCTTTATCCATGTTCCTTATTTCTG CTTTACAGTCTCCATTGCCAGTTGACAAAGAAGTTTCCATCAGTTATGGTAACAAAGGAAATGAG GAACTTCTCTACCTGTATGGTTTTGTTGTTGATAATAATCCAGATGACTATCTCATG ATTCATTATCCCGGAGAGGCAATCCAGAACATTTCCTTTTCTGACTTCAAAGGACAACTACTTGTAGCCCAG AAAGCTGCAATGCGGTGCCTTCTACCTAAAAACTTGCTAGATCATGGGTTTTTCGCAACAGGATCCTCTAATTGTAAAGCAAACAATACCTCTGAAGCCAATGATAGAATTTGCAATTTTAGTTGGAGTGGTCACCGCAAAACACCTTCTTACTTGAGTAAGCTAGTTTTTCCTGAAGATTTTATGACTGCCTTGAGGACCATAGCCATGAAAGTTGAGGAGGTTTCTAAGGTTTCCGCAATGCTAGAAGAG CTTGTTGGGACTGAAGGAGAAAGACAGCCTTCCGAGACAGAAATAAGAACAGCTGTATGGGAGGCCTGTGGGGATTCTGGAGCTCTGCAATTGCTTGTTGACCTTCTTCAGAAAAA GATGATGGACCTTGAAGAGAGTTCTGGAACAGAGGACTCTGATTCTGAGCTACTTGAGAATGCCTGCGTTATTGGAAATGCAGAACAGCAGACAAG CAAGGAGGCGAACAACTTGGTCCAGCAGAAGTTGATGAGTAGAAATAGGTGGTGTAGCATAGTGTATCGAAGAGGGCAGAAGGGACTGACTCGTTTATTCCTTAAGGAAGCAGAACATGCCCTGCAATTATCTCTAAGTGAAGGAAATTGA